The Acinetobacter sp. GSS19 genome includes a region encoding these proteins:
- a CDS encoding phospholipase D family protein — protein MTNKKQVYCLFMSMTALSLWGCSLPENQAQPEPPIAVLADHWLDSPHVDEYLTRQLTAYTSLDDAFLSIASRIYLIRHAKQHIDLQYYIWKNDFIGQLMLAELLKAADRGVKIRLLLDDQNETQLDHVLRALAQHPNFQIKLFNPYMGRRFRAYDYLFRFEHANRRMHNKLIIADGAIAVTGGRNISSEYFDASYDFQFADMDILFYGTAVHTANQVFREFWNDPLSYSVQQWLEMDDSMAIEKLRAEYTSLLEKPHATNEQLKKAEKRLAVRLKSQNLRWAKAHFVADSPEKIRGQAQDQQLIYHQMIELMGFPAQHMELVSAYFVPTEFGTQYLSQFAKSGVKIRVLTNSFMANDVAVVHAYYQQYRIELLKNGVELYEFKHVLKRNKRSWYEIATGHVIPAKNKNSSSLHAKFFDVDGKVFIGSFNFDPRSAHLNTEVGLVVESDELQKQISQNLDHQLPKIAYQVKLNEQGELIWLEQKPDGQVKIHQQEPEMTAFQRWIMILVSYLPFEWMM, from the coding sequence ATGACCAATAAAAAACAGGTGTATTGTTTATTTATGTCGATGACTGCTTTAAGCCTGTGGGGATGTTCATTACCTGAGAATCAGGCACAACCTGAGCCTCCAATAGCTGTATTGGCGGATCATTGGCTGGATTCACCGCATGTAGATGAATATCTCACTCGACAACTGACGGCTTATACCTCGCTCGACGATGCTTTTTTAAGTATTGCTTCACGGATTTATTTGATCCGGCACGCCAAACAACATATCGATTTACAATATTACATCTGGAAAAATGACTTTATTGGTCAGTTGATGCTGGCAGAACTGTTAAAGGCCGCGGATCGCGGGGTAAAAATCCGGCTGTTACTGGATGATCAGAATGAAACTCAACTTGATCATGTTTTGAGGGCACTGGCACAGCATCCAAATTTTCAAATCAAACTGTTTAATCCATATATGGGCCGCCGTTTCCGGGCTTATGATTATCTGTTCCGGTTTGAACATGCCAATCGCCGTATGCATAACAAGCTGATTATTGCCGATGGGGCTATTGCGGTAACGGGTGGGCGTAATATCAGCAGTGAATATTTTGATGCAAGTTATGATTTCCAGTTTGCCGATATGGATATTCTGTTTTATGGCACAGCAGTGCATACGGCCAATCAGGTCTTTCGCGAGTTCTGGAATGATCCCCTGAGTTATTCAGTGCAACAATGGCTGGAAATGGATGATTCGATGGCAATTGAAAAACTGCGTGCTGAATATACCTCCTTATTAGAAAAGCCTCATGCCACCAATGAGCAGCTCAAAAAAGCCGAAAAACGCTTAGCGGTAAGACTGAAAAGTCAGAATTTACGTTGGGCCAAAGCCCATTTTGTGGCTGACTCACCCGAAAAAATACGTGGTCAGGCGCAGGATCAACAGCTGATCTACCATCAGATGATTGAGTTGATGGGCTTTCCAGCACAGCATATGGAGCTGGTTTCCGCATATTTTGTACCCACTGAATTCGGCACACAATATTTAAGCCAGTTCGCCAAGAGTGGTGTCAAAATTCGCGTACTGACCAATTCATTTATGGCCAATGATGTTGCTGTCGTTCATGCTTATTACCAGCAATACCGAATTGAACTGCTTAAAAATGGCGTTGAACTCTATGAGTTCAAACATGTGCTGAAAAGAAATAAACGCAGCTGGTATGAAATCGCCACGGGTCATGTCATTCCAGCTAAAAACAAGAACAGCTCCAGCCTGCATGCCAAGTTTTTTGATGTAGATGGTAAGGTATTTATTGGTTCCTTTAATTTTGATCCGCGGTCGGCGCATTTAAACACCGAAGTTGGTTTAGTCGTTGAATCAGATGAATTACAAAAGCAGATTAGTCAAAATCTGGATCATCAATTGCCTAAAATTGCCTATCAGGTGAAACTGAATGAACAAGGTGAACTGATCTGGCTGGAGCAAAAACCAGATGGTCAGGTTAAGATTCATCAACAGGAACCCGAAATGACAGCTTTCCAGCGCTGGATCATGATTCTGGTGAGCTATCTACCTTTTGAGTGGATGATGTAA
- a CDS encoding 3-deoxy-7-phosphoheptulonate synthase, which produces MNAVNSALISPSNTEVLLSTPHQLKQQYPLSATLAEQIAQHRQTIQNILGGKDSRLLVITGPCSIHDPEAVLEYAEKLKQLQTELNDQIFFVMRAYIEKPRTTIGWKGFLYDPHLDGSSDLQHGLQQSRQLYLQFIEMGLPIASEILSPLATGYFDDLLAWGAIGARTSESQIHREISSHMPYSIGFKNGTDGSIQIALDAIQSAQNAHQFLGMSQQGLPSVLHSNGNPLPHLILRGSNTGPNYQCGEIEKMRSQCKTQLPALVIDCSHGNSAKNPLLQPEVLRTIIAEREQTHVRGVMLESHLVDGQQKISSDMQYGQSVTDGCLGWEKTEQLLTDIAVHMRQQCFEPLA; this is translated from the coding sequence ATGAATGCTGTAAATTCTGCGCTTATCTCTCCATCCAACACCGAAGTACTGCTTAGTACGCCGCATCAACTGAAACAACAATATCCGTTATCAGCCACTCTGGCCGAACAAATTGCACAGCACCGCCAGACGATCCAGAATATTCTGGGCGGAAAAGATTCACGCCTACTGGTGATTACCGGACCATGTTCCATTCATGATCCTGAAGCTGTGCTGGAATACGCTGAAAAATTAAAACAATTACAAACTGAACTTAATGACCAGATTTTTTTCGTGATGCGTGCCTATATTGAAAAACCACGAACCACGATTGGTTGGAAAGGATTTTTGTATGATCCTCATCTGGATGGCTCATCTGATTTGCAACATGGGTTACAGCAGTCTCGTCAACTGTATTTACAATTCATTGAAATGGGTTTGCCGATAGCCAGCGAAATTTTAAGTCCATTGGCGACAGGCTATTTTGATGACTTGTTGGCTTGGGGCGCAATCGGGGCGCGAACCAGTGAATCTCAAATCCACCGTGAGATCTCCAGCCATATGCCGTATAGCATTGGCTTTAAGAATGGTACAGATGGTTCAATCCAGATCGCTTTGGATGCCATTCAATCCGCACAAAATGCCCATCAATTTTTAGGTATGAGCCAACAAGGTTTGCCGAGTGTTTTACACAGCAATGGAAATCCTCTACCACACTTGATTTTACGTGGCTCCAATACCGGACCAAATTATCAATGCGGTGAAATTGAGAAAATGAGAAGTCAATGCAAAACACAACTTCCAGCGTTAGTGATTGACTGTTCCCACGGAAACAGTGCCAAGAATCCATTATTGCAACCTGAAGTATTGCGCACGATTATTGCGGAACGTGAACAAACCCATGTCCGCGGAGTGATGCTGGAAAGTCATTTGGTCGATGGCCAGCAGAAAATTTCATCTGATATGCAATATGGGCAATCGGTAACCGATGGCTGTTTGGGGTGGGAAAAAACCGAACAGTTATTGACTGATATTGCTGTACACATGCGTCAGCAATGTTTTGAGCCATTGGCTTGA
- a CDS encoding MarR family winged helix-turn-helix transcriptional regulator: MIFTEPTFRALLLRSARLFSDEINLILQPHQLNYSLWQVMYVISRHPDCTSIEIAHYLNVSKPSIAKRIHTLQQLGLVSLQEAKDRREKKLRLSDHGEVLYTTCSVSIQQLENSLLTHLTTQQVENSKASFEILIQALLSFKADNP, from the coding sequence ATGATCTTTACTGAACCGACTTTCCGGGCTTTATTATTACGTAGCGCCCGTTTATTCAGCGATGAAATTAATCTCATTTTGCAGCCTCATCAGCTTAATTATTCGCTATGGCAAGTGATGTATGTCATTTCTCGACATCCAGACTGCACCTCGATTGAAATTGCACATTATTTAAATGTTTCCAAACCCTCAATCGCCAAACGTATTCATACCCTGCAACAGTTGGGTTTGGTGAGCTTACAAGAAGCTAAAGACAGGCGTGAAAAAAAGCTGAGACTTTCAGATCACGGCGAGGTGCTCTATACGACCTGCTCCGTCTCGATTCAACAGCTAGAAAACTCGCTGTTAACACATTTAACCACTCAGCAAGTGGAAAACAGCAAAGCAAGTTTTGAAATTCTGATCCAAGCCTTATTATCCTTCAAGGCGGATAACCCATGA
- a CDS encoding phosphotransferase family protein: MSLIDVGGKIRPGEELDILAVEQWLKTQGVDLQGEAIVTQYSGGKSNWTYRLRYENIDLVLRRPPKGHKLNRAHDVVREFQIQKNLADFYPVVPEMIAVCQDHSVIGCDFYIMKRIKGIILRSKLPPELNFSEKQVHQLCVNMLDKLIQLHQVPYQGTALENFGDGQNYCRNQLEAWDRRYTKARTLNVPSFKFVRKWLFENLPQQSTTCLIHNDWRFDNLILDPQQPTEIIGVLDWEMATLGDPLMELGTALAYWVEPTDNMIFKSTRRQPTHMAGMFNRKQVVEYYLEKTGLSPENWTFYEVFGLFRLAVVTQQIYYRYFHKHSANPAVKNFWMVVQALHVRALKLIAQHKLKDHELAQRYKQKLQGILKP, from the coding sequence ATGTCACTGATTGATGTAGGCGGCAAAATACGTCCTGGAGAAGAACTCGATATTTTAGCAGTCGAGCAGTGGCTAAAAACACAAGGCGTTGATTTGCAGGGTGAGGCTATTGTCACCCAATACTCTGGAGGGAAATCCAACTGGACCTACCGCCTACGATACGAAAATATTGATTTGGTGTTACGACGTCCTCCCAAAGGACATAAACTCAATAGGGCACATGATGTCGTGCGTGAATTCCAGATCCAGAAAAACCTTGCCGATTTTTACCCGGTTGTACCGGAAATGATTGCCGTATGTCAGGATCACAGCGTCATTGGTTGTGATTTCTACATTATGAAGCGGATTAAAGGCATCATTCTGCGTAGTAAGTTACCACCGGAGTTAAACTTTTCTGAAAAACAGGTCCATCAGCTTTGCGTGAACATGTTGGACAAGCTTATTCAGTTGCACCAGGTTCCTTATCAGGGTACAGCTTTAGAAAACTTTGGTGATGGCCAAAATTATTGCCGAAACCAGTTAGAAGCTTGGGATCGCCGTTACACCAAAGCCCGTACCTTAAATGTACCTTCTTTTAAATTTGTCCGTAAATGGCTATTTGAAAACTTACCTCAGCAATCTACCACTTGCCTGATCCATAATGATTGGCGTTTTGATAATCTGATCTTAGATCCACAACAACCGACAGAAATTATTGGAGTCTTGGACTGGGAAATGGCCACCTTAGGCGATCCACTCATGGAATTGGGTACAGCACTTGCGTATTGGGTAGAGCCGACGGATAACATGATTTTTAAATCGACGCGGCGTCAGCCCACTCATATGGCCGGGATGTTTAATCGTAAACAGGTGGTTGAGTACTATCTGGAAAAAACCGGTTTATCCCCTGAAAACTGGACCTTCTATGAAGTTTTTGGTCTGTTCCGTTTAGCCGTAGTGACCCAGCAGATTTACTATCGTTATTTCCATAAACATAGTGCTAATCCAGCAGTTAAAAACTTCTGGATGGTGGTGCAGGCTTTACATGTACGCGCGTTAAAACTCATCGCACAACATAAATTAAAAGACCATGAACTAGCGCAGCGCTATAAGCAAAAACTACAAGGTATTTTAAAACCATGA
- a CDS encoding YeeE/YedE family protein produces MSVIAAPLERSNVSVWIALFLILAGSVATYQIVGLNQALLFLIGGALGMTLYHASFGFTSSWRVFIKERRGRGLRAQMIMLALAVLLFFPALGAGELFGHPVKGNVNPVSMSVMIGAFIFGIGMQLGGGCASGTLYTVGGGSARMLVTLLFFCIGSLIATSHIDWWFNLPHLEPISLVKSFGVVPALALSFAIFALIAWLSIYFEKKRYGSLETEPQNQAEGWTRFLRGPWPLIWGGVLLTLLNFATLALAGRPWGVTSALAVWAAKPAVLLGLDVSGWSYWQQPGNAKALAQSLWFDITSMMNFGIMLGALLAASLAGKFAPNFNIPKRSLMAAIVGGLLLGYGARLAYGCNIGAYFSGIASGSLHGWLWLVFAFIGNSVGVKLRPTFFPDEKPQPEKLTGC; encoded by the coding sequence ATGTCTGTTATTGCTGCACCATTAGAACGATCAAATGTATCGGTCTGGATTGCTTTATTTTTAATTCTTGCGGGTAGTGTTGCTACTTATCAAATCGTAGGTTTAAACCAAGCGCTCTTGTTCCTGATTGGCGGAGCATTAGGGATGACGCTCTATCATGCATCGTTTGGTTTCACTTCAAGCTGGCGGGTGTTTATTAAAGAACGTCGAGGGCGTGGGCTACGGGCACAAATGATCATGTTAGCGCTAGCCGTATTACTGTTTTTTCCTGCTCTGGGTGCTGGTGAGTTGTTTGGTCATCCGGTCAAAGGGAATGTAAATCCTGTTTCCATGTCTGTCATGATTGGTGCATTTATTTTTGGCATCGGTATGCAGTTGGGTGGTGGCTGTGCTTCAGGTACTTTATATACAGTTGGTGGGGGCAGCGCACGCATGTTGGTGACATTGCTGTTTTTCTGTATCGGCTCACTGATTGCTACTTCACATATTGACTGGTGGTTTAATCTACCCCATTTAGAACCGATCTCGCTCGTTAAAAGTTTTGGTGTCGTTCCAGCTTTAGCCTTGAGCTTCGCGATTTTTGCTTTGATTGCCTGGTTGAGTATTTATTTCGAAAAGAAACGTTATGGTAGTTTGGAAACTGAACCGCAAAATCAAGCTGAAGGTTGGACGCGTTTTCTACGTGGACCTTGGCCTTTAATTTGGGGCGGTGTTCTGCTTACATTACTCAACTTTGCAACGCTGGCTTTGGCTGGCCGTCCTTGGGGAGTGACCTCTGCGCTTGCGGTATGGGCTGCGAAACCAGCTGTGTTGTTGGGGCTGGATGTTTCGGGCTGGTCTTATTGGCAGCAACCGGGGAATGCGAAAGCTTTGGCGCAATCCTTATGGTTTGACATTACCTCGATGATGAATTTTGGCATCATGCTCGGTGCTTTATTGGCTGCAAGTTTGGCAGGTAAATTTGCACCAAATTTCAATATTCCAAAACGTTCTTTAATGGCGGCCATTGTGGGCGGTTTGTTGTTGGGTTACGGTGCGCGATTGGCCTATGGCTGTAATATTGGTGCTTATTTTAGCGGGATTGCTTCTGGCAGTTTGCATGGCTGGCTCTGGTTGGTATTTGCATTTATCGGTAATAGTGTTGGCGTAAAATTACGTCCAACTTTCTTTCCCGATGAAAAACCGCAGCCCGAAAAATTGACAGGTTGTTAA
- a CDS encoding MFS transporter — protein sequence MTVTSSSPTLWSRNFLLISAINFQLVLIFYFLVVVIVGYAVHELGASTAQAGLISGLFIIGTLLGRLLIAQFLQYLGYRTTLLLGLVGFLLSSGLYFIHAGVTFLLAVRMLHGFTMGIASTILGTLIAQTIPAARRGEGIGYYSMSSTLGTAIGPFLAIWMSLHVSYSVIFGLSSMLAFNCLACGVLIKLAPYIHANQKTISSLKTEKQPWFAQFLEPKALPIAWILLITATCYSGVLSFIHFYAQSLKLEEAASIFFLMYAIAILLSRPLTGKLVDRRGENVVMYPALLIFSVALLLLSQVQQAWMLLFCAGLLGLGFGNIQSVCQTIAVKSTSLQRMGLATSTFFIFLDAGLGFGPFILGKLLNFISYSQLYLASGVMALLCVGFYYVLHGKYTRVSSH from the coding sequence ATGACTGTCACCTCCTCTTCTCCCACTTTATGGTCACGAAATTTTCTTTTGATCAGTGCGATCAATTTCCAACTGGTCCTCATTTTTTATTTTCTGGTGGTTGTAATTGTAGGATATGCCGTACATGAGCTGGGAGCATCCACTGCACAAGCAGGTTTAATTTCAGGCCTGTTTATTATTGGTACACTGCTCGGACGTTTATTGATTGCACAATTCTTACAGTATTTGGGCTATAGAACGACACTGCTGTTGGGCTTAGTGGGATTCCTGCTGAGTTCAGGTCTCTATTTTATTCATGCAGGTGTCACGTTCCTGCTGGCTGTACGCATGCTGCATGGCTTTACGATGGGCATTGCTTCAACCATTTTAGGCACCTTAATCGCACAAACCATTCCTGCTGCACGACGTGGAGAAGGAATCGGTTATTACAGTATGAGTAGTACCTTAGGAACAGCTATCGGTCCATTTCTAGCCATTTGGATGAGCCTACATGTGTCTTATTCCGTGATTTTCGGCTTATCCAGTATGCTGGCTTTTAACTGCTTGGCCTGTGGTGTATTGATCAAATTGGCACCTTATATACATGCCAATCAAAAAACAATATCATCTCTAAAGACTGAAAAGCAGCCATGGTTTGCCCAGTTTCTAGAGCCGAAAGCTTTACCGATTGCCTGGATTCTTCTCATCACTGCAACCTGTTATTCAGGTGTACTGTCTTTTATTCATTTTTATGCACAGAGCCTCAAGCTTGAAGAAGCTGCATCGATCTTCTTTTTGATGTATGCCATTGCGATTTTACTTTCCCGACCATTGACAGGTAAGCTGGTCGACCGTCGTGGTGAAAATGTAGTGATGTACCCTGCCTTGCTGATTTTTTCTGTCGCTTTGTTATTACTGAGTCAGGTACAGCAGGCGTGGATGTTATTGTTCTGTGCAGGGTTGTTAGGCCTCGGCTTTGGTAATATTCAATCCGTCTGTCAGACGATTGCCGTGAAAAGTACCTCATTACAACGTATGGGTTTAGCCACGTCAACCTTCTTTATTTTTCTGGATGCCGGATTAGGTTTTGGCCCATTTATACTTGGTAAATTGTTAAATTTCATCAGCTATAGCCAATTATATTTAGCCTCTGGCGTGATGGCGCTGCTTTGTGTCGGCTTTTATTATGTTCTACATGGTAAATACACTCGTGTTTCATCCCACTAG
- a CDS encoding histidine phosphatase family protein, whose translation MTTIYLVRHGQASFGAESYDQLSPNGELQAKLLGQYFNQILKETPFVISGGMQRHQQTAQIALEECFPEAEIQIRPEWNEFNHEQVFARYEPRFQQPELLKADVAQTMNPRDYLAKIFEGAIQRWTGGSHHHEYDESWPHFKHRVENALQQLCTTLQQNKPRYAVVFTSGGVISVATGSILGLSPEKTFALNWAITNTSITTLRLVSDQPQLLSLNEHHFIKATQPELLTWL comes from the coding sequence ATGACCACAATTTATTTGGTACGCCATGGCCAGGCTTCATTTGGTGCAGAGAGTTATGATCAACTTTCTCCCAATGGAGAATTACAGGCCAAGTTATTGGGTCAGTACTTCAACCAGATTTTAAAAGAAACACCGTTTGTAATTTCAGGAGGCATGCAACGTCACCAGCAGACGGCGCAAATAGCATTGGAAGAATGCTTCCCTGAAGCTGAAATTCAGATTCGACCAGAATGGAACGAATTTAACCATGAGCAAGTTTTTGCTCGCTATGAACCGCGTTTCCAGCAACCTGAATTGCTTAAAGCTGATGTCGCACAAACCATGAACCCACGCGATTATCTGGCCAAAATTTTTGAAGGAGCGATTCAACGCTGGACGGGAGGTTCGCATCATCATGAATATGATGAATCTTGGCCTCATTTCAAGCATCGAGTGGAAAATGCACTTCAACAACTCTGTACGACGCTGCAACAGAACAAACCTCGTTATGCGGTCGTTTTCACTTCAGGAGGCGTGATTTCCGTTGCGACCGGAAGTATTCTGGGCTTAAGTCCTGAAAAAACCTTTGCATTAAACTGGGCAATTACCAACACCAGCATCACCACCCTGCGTTTGGTGAGCGATCAACCGCAATTACTCAGTTTAAATGAGCACCATTTTATCAAGGCTACCCAACCTGAGTTACTGACCTGGCTGTAA
- a CDS encoding uracil-DNA glycosylase family protein, which translates to MSELVIETHPLAPFLPANARLLMLGSFPPPAERWKMPFYYPNFQNDMWRIFGLVFFDNKDHFLDLSHKKFREALIRDFLSEKGIAIFDTAYQIKRLKGNAADQFLQVVTPTNIKNLLQQIPDCHALMTTGDKATDTLMQQLPEDTIKPMIGQPSTAFYADRELQLFRMPSSSRAYPLALEKKAQSYADFFQEINLL; encoded by the coding sequence ATGTCTGAGTTGGTGATTGAAACCCATCCTTTAGCGCCTTTCTTGCCCGCGAATGCCCGTTTGTTGATGCTGGGGAGTTTTCCACCTCCCGCTGAACGCTGGAAAATGCCATTTTATTATCCTAATTTCCAGAATGATATGTGGCGGATTTTTGGTCTGGTTTTTTTTGACAATAAAGACCATTTTCTTGATCTCTCGCATAAAAAATTCCGTGAAGCGTTGATTCGAGATTTTTTGTCTGAAAAAGGAATTGCGATTTTTGATACTGCGTATCAGATTAAACGTTTGAAGGGCAATGCAGCCGATCAGTTTTTGCAGGTTGTAACACCGACCAATATCAAAAATTTACTGCAGCAGATTCCAGATTGCCACGCACTCATGACCACAGGTGATAAAGCAACCGATACGCTCATGCAACAATTGCCGGAAGACACTATCAAACCCATGATTGGTCAGCCAAGTACAGCATTTTACGCCGACCGTGAGTTGCAATTGTTCCGTATGCCATCCTCATCACGAGCTTATCCACTGGCGCTAGAAAAAAAGGCACAAAGCTACGCCGATTTTTTCCAGGAAATCAATTTGCTATAA
- a CDS encoding PilT/PilU family type 4a pilus ATPase, whose amino-acid sequence MFSPEKLEEARRYMFHMLTKVVEFGGSDLFITADFPPSIKHQGLMKQVSQQPLVPEQTKIFAYSLMNDKQRQEFERDFECNFAISVPDVSRFRVNVFIQQQHVGMVIRTITADIPKFESLKLPEVLKDIIMTKRGLVLMVGGTGSGKSTSLAAMIDHRNENSAGHIITVEDPVEYVHKHKKSMITHREVGVDCHSWHNALKNTLRQAPDVILIGEIRDTETMEHAIAFAETGHLCLATLHANNANQALDRIINFFPEERRNQLLMDLSANMKAIISQRLIRTKDGKGRRAAVEIMINTPLMSENILKGQFHVLKEIMAKSRELGMQTFDQALFDLYQKDAITDEEAIRNADSANAVRLQIKLNKDNVEDDSQQAVDPFASLSIMRDEETEQIEKV is encoded by the coding sequence ATGTTTAGTCCTGAAAAGCTCGAAGAAGCTCGCCGATATATGTTCCATATGCTGACCAAAGTGGTTGAATTCGGTGGCTCAGATTTGTTCATCACTGCGGACTTTCCTCCGAGTATCAAGCATCAGGGTTTAATGAAACAGGTCAGCCAGCAACCACTTGTTCCTGAACAGACCAAAATTTTTGCCTACAGCTTAATGAACGACAAACAGCGTCAAGAGTTTGAGCGTGATTTTGAATGTAACTTTGCGATTTCTGTTCCTGATGTTTCCCGTTTTCGTGTCAATGTGTTTATTCAGCAGCAGCATGTAGGAATGGTTATTCGTACCATTACGGCAGATATTCCAAAATTTGAAAGTTTGAAACTACCAGAAGTGTTAAAAGACATCATCATGACCAAGCGTGGTCTGGTTCTGATGGTAGGTGGAACGGGATCGGGTAAATCTACATCTCTGGCGGCCATGATTGACCACCGCAATGAAAATTCTGCAGGGCATATCATTACTGTAGAAGATCCAGTGGAATATGTACACAAGCATAAAAAGTCCATGATTACACATCGTGAAGTGGGCGTGGATTGTCACTCTTGGCACAATGCCCTGAAAAACACCCTGCGTCAGGCCCCTGATGTAATTCTAATTGGTGAGATTCGTGATACAGAAACCATGGAACATGCCATTGCCTTTGCGGAAACCGGTCACTTATGTCTTGCCACCTTGCACGCCAACAACGCCAACCAGGCTTTGGACCGTATTATCAACTTCTTCCCGGAAGAGCGCCGTAATCAGTTGTTGATGGATTTATCAGCCAATATGAAAGCGATTATTTCACAGCGTTTGATCCGCACCAAAGATGGTAAAGGACGTCGTGCGGCAGTGGAAATCATGATTAATACACCACTGATGTCGGAAAATATCCTGAAAGGCCAGTTCCACGTCCTCAAAGAAATTATGGCAAAATCACGTGAACTGGGTATGCAGACCTTTGACCAAGCTTTATTTGATTTGTACCAAAAAGATGCTATTACGGATGAGGAAGCGATCCGTAACGCAGACTCTGCCAATGCAGTCCGTTTACAGATCAAACTGAACAAGGATAACGTTGAGGATGATAGCCAACAAGCTGTCGATCCATTTGCCAGTCTGAGCATTATGCGTGATGAAGAAACTGAGCAGATTGAAAAGGTTTAG
- a CDS encoding nitroreductase family protein yields MSNQFLEIIEKRRSIYAIGKHVKQTPEQLTEFIQNTIKLSPSAFNSQSSRAVILFNNQHQKFWDIVKDALKAFAKDEEAAAKTSAKIDSFAAGFGTVLFFEDQDVVKSMQQQFPLYADNFPVWSEHSTGIAQFATWTALSTIGIGASLQHYNPLVDEKVQATWNVPANWKLRAQLVFGSIEAPAGEKSFMDDAERFKVFQ; encoded by the coding sequence ATGTCGAACCAATTTTTAGAAATAATTGAAAAACGCCGTAGCATTTATGCGATTGGTAAGCATGTAAAACAAACTCCAGAACAATTAACTGAATTTATTCAAAATACAATCAAACTCAGCCCATCGGCCTTTAATTCACAATCCTCACGTGCGGTCATTCTGTTTAATAACCAACATCAAAAGTTTTGGGATATCGTCAAAGATGCACTTAAAGCATTTGCCAAAGATGAGGAGGCGGCTGCAAAAACCAGTGCAAAAATTGACAGCTTTGCTGCGGGTTTCGGTACAGTCTTGTTTTTTGAAGATCAGGACGTCGTGAAAAGCATGCAACAGCAGTTCCCACTGTATGCCGATAATTTCCCGGTCTGGTCTGAACATTCTACGGGGATTGCCCAATTTGCGACGTGGACGGCCTTAAGTACAATCGGGATAGGTGCTTCTTTGCAGCACTATAATCCATTGGTTGATGAAAAAGTACAAGCCACATGGAATGTGCCAGCGAACTGGAAATTACGTGCGCAATTGGTCTTTGGTTCAATTGAAGCACCAGCAGGGGAAAAGAGTTTTATGGATGATGCGGAACGTTTTAAAGTTTTCCAATAA